Proteins encoded in a region of the Lathamus discolor isolate bLatDis1 chromosome Z, bLatDis1.hap1, whole genome shotgun sequence genome:
- the LOC136005991 gene encoding one cut domain family member 2-like produces the protein MNAELALEPLGPEGPILGGRGAAGALRELPPGLGSLLDAAAAAEFRPEAPGPLLPALGGPCEPGLAAAPGGSFATLTPLLPPLGPQHPQRVPGGAGGFGLYGAPKEAAGAGQGLPPLAPALAPLPGPRQSLLGYGDFEPLPPRGLGPGPVPAPLSGGAPRERGPGAAEELNTKEVAQRISAELKRHSIPQAIFAQRVLCRSQGTLSDLLRNPKPWSKLKSGRETFRRMWKWLQEPEFQRMAALRLAACRRKEQEPGKERGGGRKRSRLVFTELQRRTLLAIFQENRRPSKELQASISRQLGLELTTVSNFFMNARRRSLDKWQEERGGTAGPGPCGRA, from the exons ATGAACGCGGAGCTGGCGCTGGAGCCGCTGGGCCCCGAGGGCCCGATCCTGGGCGGCCGCGGCGCCGCCGGGGCCCTGCGGGAGCTGCCCCCGGGGCTGGGCTCGCTCCTGgacgccgccgccgccgccgagtTCCGGCCCGAGGCGCCGGGGCCGCTGCTGCCGGCGCTGGGCGGGCCCTGCGAGCCGGGCCTGGCCGCGGCCCCCGGCGGCTCCTTCGCCACCCTCAccccgctgctgccgccgctcgGCCCGCAGCACCCCCAGCGCGTCCCGGGCGGCGCCGGCGGCTTCGGGCTCTACGGAGCCCCCAAGGAGGCTGCGGGCGCGGGGCAGGGCCTCCCCCCGCTCGCCCCGGCGCTGGCGCCGCTGCCCGGGCCCCGGCAGAGCCTCCTCGGCTACGGCGACTTCGAGCCGCTGCCCCCCCGCGGGCTCGGCCCCGGCCCCGTCCCGGCGCCTCTGAGCGGCGGAGCCCCCCGGGAGCGCGGCCCCGGCGCGGCGGAGGAGCTGAACACGAAGGAGGTGGCGCAGCGCATCTCGGCCGAGCTGAAGCGCCACAGCATCCCGCAGGCCATCTTCGCGCAGCGGGTGCTCTGCCGCTCGCAGGGCACCCTCTCGGACCTGCTGCGCAACCCCAAGCCCTGGAGCAAGCTCAAGTCCGGCCGGGAAACGTTCCGCAGGATGTGGAAGTGGCTGCAGGAGCCCGAGTTCCAGCGCATGGCAGCGCTGCGCCTCGCAG CCTGCAGGCGCAAGGAGCAGGAGCCGGGCAAggagcggggcggcgggcgcAAGCGCTCGCGCTTGGTGTTCACCGAGCTGCAGCGCCGCACGCTCCTGGCCATCTTCCAGGAGAACCGGCGCCCTTCCAAGGAGCTGCAGGCCTCCATCTCCCGCCAGCTCGGCCTCGAGCTCACCACCGTCAGCAACTTCTTCATGAACGCCCGGCGCCGCAGCCTCGACAAGTGGCAGGAGGAGCGCGGCGGCACCGCCGGCCCCGGCCCCTGCGGCAGGGCCTGA